In a single window of the Littorina saxatilis isolate snail1 linkage group LG3, US_GU_Lsax_2.0, whole genome shotgun sequence genome:
- the LOC138961105 gene encoding uncharacterized protein: MALAFEIADINGMSHTFNKEKKMAGKKWYQMFMRRHPEISLRLPEPTSLARAQAFNKEAVYRYFDLLEKIIDENGLVGSHIYKMDETGVSTVQKKCQKVPGQKGTHQIGSLSSGERGTNTTVVCCASANGNYVPPMVIFKRKRMPPELADGAPLGSFVTSNESGWMDTDTFCDWLEHFIRHVKPTVDEKVLLILDGHKSHTCNIRAINQARENGVILLSLPPHTTHKMQPMDRSLFKPLQTYYDQAIESWLRNHPGRRVTPFQVCTLFNEAYLKAAKMSTAINGFRSCGIWPCSREVFDSAQRVSCVSRWVAQGICNSKFTGSFIVSPTTASSTGC; the protein is encoded by the coding sequence ATGGCTCTCGCGTTTGAGATCGCGGATATAAACGGGATGTCGCACACATTtaacaaagagaaaaagatgGCTGGAAAGAAATGGTATCAGATGTTCATGCGAAGGCACCCTGAGATCAGTTTGAGGCTGCCGGAGCCAACATCATTGGCTCGAGCCCAAGCATTCAACAAAGAAGCTGTTTATCGATACTTTGACCTGCTTGAGAAGATCATCGATGAAAACGGACTGGTAGGTTCACACATCTACAAAATGGATGAAACTGGCGTCAGCACTGTCCAGAAGAAGTGCCAGAAAGTGCCTGGCCAGAAGGGAACACATCAAATAGGTTCTCTTTCGAGCGGGGAACGTGGCACAAACACAACGGTTGTATGCTGTGCGTCGGCCAATGGCAACTACGTACCACCCATGGTGATATTCAAACGGAAGCGTATGCCCCCAGAACTAGCGGATGGAGCGCCACTTGGTTCCTTTGTCACAAGCAATGAGAGTGGGTGGATGGACACTGACACCTTTTGCGACTGGCTTGAACATTTCATCCGACATGTGAAGCCGACAGTGGATGAGAAAGTTCTACTCATTCTTGATGGCCACAAGAGCCACACCTGTAACATCAGAGCAATCAATCAAGCCAGGGAAAACGGCGTAATCCTGTTGTCGTTaccaccacacacaacacacaaaatgCAGCCCATGGACCGCTCACTCTTCAAACCCCTGCAAACCTACTACGACCAGGCCATTGAGAGTTGGCTGCGTAACCACCCAGGACGACGTGTCACCCCATTTCAGGTGTGCACGTTGTTCAATGAGGCATACCTGAAAGCTGCCAAGATGAGCACAGCCATCAATGGGTTCAGATCCTGCGGCATATGGCCATGTTCCAGAGAGGTGTTTGACAGTGCTCAGCGAGTTTCATGCGTCAGCCGATGGGTCGCCCAGGGTATTTGCAATTCCAAGTTCACAGGGTCTTTCATTGTCTCACCCACCACCGCCTCCAGTACAGGCTGCTAG
- the LOC138961106 gene encoding protein FraH-like, producing MPAAVPIATPLSPPAPVPATPTFPDRGTVCLARPVFPPPLQPPQVQPAAPAPVPQPQAPPVPAPALRVPEVARVPDQPLARDPEPLVPPPAAVPVVVVTPGCWWFQAVMFSGVVKDISGLAVVSGIHEPDDKLYGVSGSLGLIAGS from the exons ATGCCTGCTGCTGTCCCCATCGCGACACCCCTTTCCCCACCTGCTCCTGTCCCAGCTACCCCAACATTCCCTGACCGGGGCACTGTCTGCCTGGCACGCCCAGTCTTTCCCCCACCCCTCCAGCCTCCTCAGGTGCAGCCAGCAGCCCCTGCACCAGTTCCTCAGCCCCAGGCACCTCCAGTCCCAGCCCCAGCGCTTCGTGTTCCAGAGGTAGCACGTGTCCCAGACCAGCCCCTGGCTAGAGACCCAGAACCTCTGGTCCCTCCCCCAGCTGCTGTGCCT GTTGTTGTTGTCACACCAGGGTGCTGGTGGTTTCAGGCCGTTATGTTCTCCGGCGTTGTTAAGGATATTTCAGGATTAGCAGTGGTCAGCGGCATCCATGAACCTGATGACAAGCTTTATGGTGTTTCAGGTTCTCTTGGCTTAATAGCGGGTTCCTGA